From Flavobacterium arcticum, the proteins below share one genomic window:
- a CDS encoding nuclear transport factor 2 family protein has translation MTNNLDQNKQNAIAFYKMAYEGNPKKAVELYVGNEYIQHNPDVENGFDGFIDYFNRMQTEYPNKSIEFVRCIAEDDLVALHTHQTWPDNDQYITMDFFRFDTNGKIIEHWDAIQQIPKSSKNGNTMY, from the coding sequence ATGACAAATAACTTAGATCAAAACAAACAAAATGCCATTGCTTTTTATAAAATGGCGTATGAAGGCAACCCGAAAAAAGCCGTTGAGCTTTATGTGGGCAACGAGTACATTCAGCATAATCCTGATGTTGAAAATGGATTTGATGGCTTTATTGATTATTTCAATCGGATGCAGACAGAATACCCTAACAAATCTATTGAATTTGTACGTTGCATAGCCGAAGATGATTTAGTAGCATTACACACGCACCAAACTTGGCCTGATAATGACCAGTATATTACCATGGATTTTTTTAGGTTTGATACTAACGGAAAAATTATAGAACATTGGGATGCTATACAACAAATACCAAAATCGTCTAAAAACGGTAATACAATGTATTAA
- a CDS encoding TPM domain-containing protein, whose product MKKIKNIQQYLLLSLLFVCFSALGQTVNIPEKPSEQTSYYDYGTNILNESEKKAIEQKLINYADTTSTQIVVVAVKTTGGEATWKYAFDIADTWGIGQEGKDNGILLLIAVDDRNMFITTGKGTEHLMTDAVSKLIIENDIKPGFKAGDYYAGIDKGTTAIMKVMQGEYKGERKKDKGFPFGAIVFFIILIIFIISSISKRGGGGRGGRGGGSTLADILILSSLGSSGGFGGHSRGGGGFGGGGFGGGFGGGGFGGGGAGGSW is encoded by the coding sequence ATGAAAAAAATAAAAAATATACAGCAGTATTTATTACTATCATTATTATTCGTTTGTTTTTCAGCATTAGGGCAAACGGTAAATATTCCTGAAAAGCCATCTGAGCAAACCAGTTATTACGATTATGGTACTAATATCTTAAATGAAAGCGAAAAAAAGGCGATAGAACAAAAGCTGATTAACTATGCCGATACTACTTCTACTCAAATAGTTGTAGTAGCTGTAAAAACTACAGGAGGCGAAGCTACATGGAAGTATGCTTTTGATATAGCAGATACTTGGGGTATAGGGCAAGAAGGTAAAGATAATGGGATATTATTGCTTATTGCTGTAGACGATAGGAATATGTTTATAACTACGGGTAAAGGGACTGAGCATCTTATGACTGATGCTGTTTCTAAACTTATTATTGAAAATGATATTAAGCCTGGGTTTAAAGCTGGAGATTATTATGCAGGTATAGATAAGGGAACTACTGCTATAATGAAGGTAATGCAGGGCGAGTATAAAGGCGAAAGAAAGAAGGATAAAGGTTTCCCTTTTGGGGCAATAGTATTTTTTATTATTCTTATCATATTTATTATATCATCTATTTCTAAACGTGGCGGCGGTGGTCGTGGCGGAAGAGGAGGAGGCTCTACACTTGCTGATATTCTTATACTAAGTAGTCTAGGTAGTAGTGGTGGTTTTGGCGGTCATTCTAGAGGCGGTGGCGGCTTTGGCGGCGGCGGTTTCGGAGGAGGCTTCGGCGGCGGCGGTTTTGGCGGCGGTGGAGCAGGCGGAAGCTGGTAA
- a CDS encoding TPM domain-containing protein — MSKNKEFLTPQEEKEVVAAIATAETNTSGEIRVHIENHTEKPPLERAQEVFQLLEMDKTAARNGVLFYVGVTDKTFAIVGDEGIDKVVEDGFWNSTKDAVISQFKTGKFKDGLVNGILKAGERLKKYFPYDNEGDVNELPDEISKS, encoded by the coding sequence ATGTCAAAAAACAAAGAATTTTTAACTCCCCAAGAAGAAAAAGAAGTAGTAGCAGCTATTGCTACTGCCGAGACGAATACCTCGGGAGAGATAAGAGTACATATTGAAAACCATACCGAAAAACCTCCACTCGAAAGAGCTCAGGAGGTTTTTCAACTTTTAGAAATGGATAAAACTGCTGCTCGTAATGGAGTGTTGTTTTATGTAGGTGTTACCGACAAAACTTTTGCTATTGTTGGCGACGAGGGCATTGATAAAGTTGTAGAAGATGGTTTTTGGAATAGTACTAAAGATGCTGTGATTTCTCAGTTTAAAACAGGTAAGTTTAAAGATGGACTTGTAAATGGTATACTAAAAGCAGGAGAGCGATTGAAAAAATATTTTCCGTATGATAATGAAGGTGATGTAAACGAATTACCAGATGAAATTTCTAAAAGCTAA
- a CDS encoding LemA family protein: MKKWIIPVVIIVILLIWSVSSYNGLVGVRADAKTAWADVESSYQRRNDLIGNLVNTVKGAADFERGTLTDVIEARSKATSVNIDPTNITPEQLAQFQQAQGNVSSALSRLLVTVERYPDLKANQNFLALQSQIEGTENRINVARDRYNEAVNKYDKKKHTFPTVIFASIFGFEDMARFKADEGAEKAPEVKFDFN; encoded by the coding sequence ATGAAAAAATGGATCATTCCCGTAGTAATTATTGTAATTCTCCTTATTTGGTCAGTATCATCCTATAACGGATTAGTAGGGGTGCGAGCTGATGCTAAAACAGCATGGGCAGATGTAGAGAGTAGCTACCAACGCAGAAACGACCTTATTGGCAATCTTGTAAATACTGTAAAAGGAGCTGCTGATTTTGAAAGAGGTACACTTACTGATGTTATAGAAGCACGATCTAAAGCAACTTCTGTAAATATAGATCCTACTAATATTACCCCAGAACAATTAGCGCAGTTTCAACAGGCGCAAGGTAATGTGTCGAGCGCATTATCAAGATTATTGGTAACAGTAGAGCGTTATCCAGACCTTAAAGCAAACCAAAACTTCCTTGCACTGCAATCGCAAATTGAAGGTACAGAGAACAGAATAAATGTAGCGCGTGATCGTTATAACGAAGCTGTAAATAAGTATGACAAGAAGAAACATACTTTTCCTACGGTAATTTTTGCTAGTATTTTTGGTTTCGAAGATATGGCACGTTTTAAAGCAGATGAAGGTGCAGAGAAAGCACCAGAAGTAAAATTTGATTTTAACTAA
- a CDS encoding MerR family transcriptional regulator has product MHLDLPEKRYYSIGELAKAFDVNASLIRFWDKEFDILKPKKNAKGNRMFTPDDVKNLQLIYHLVKERGFTLEGAKVHLKEGQKKTMDKFEIIRKLETVKTTLINIKNEL; this is encoded by the coding sequence ATGCATTTAGACCTTCCTGAAAAACGATATTATAGTATAGGCGAACTCGCAAAAGCATTTGATGTAAATGCTTCGCTCATTCGTTTTTGGGATAAAGAGTTTGATATTCTTAAACCAAAGAAGAATGCTAAGGGTAACAGGATGTTTACACCAGATGATGTGAAAAATTTACAGTTAATATATCATTTAGTAAAAGAGCGCGGTTTTACACTAGAAGGTGCCAAAGTGCACCTGAAAGAAGGACAAAAGAAAACAATGGATAAATTCGAGATAATTCGTAAATTAGAAACTGTAAAAACAACATTAATCAATATTAAAAACGAACTTTAA
- a CDS encoding M23 family metallopeptidase has protein sequence MSKVKYYYDSETLAYHKIKAKKGKKIGFMLLFLVASALFGFLCFIVLLNTPFFETPKDKLQAREIENLRIRYESLNRKMDQVDEVLASIAERDNNLYRTYFNTSPIPEEQRKAGFGGINRYKELEGYNNSDIIITTTKRLDVISKELVVQSKSLGEIAKLAKDKEKLLAAIPAIQPVKNEDLRHVASGFGYRSDPFTKIRKFHAGMDFSAKTGTPIYATGDGVVRRADNRASGYGNHIVIKHGYGYETLYAHLSKYKARVGQKVKRGDIIGYVGSTGRSEAPHLHYEVHKGGKAINPINFYYGTISAKEYVLISKLANQENQSLD, from the coding sequence ATGTCGAAGGTAAAATATTATTACGATTCAGAAACACTTGCCTATCATAAAATAAAGGCTAAAAAGGGCAAGAAAATTGGCTTTATGCTTTTGTTTTTGGTAGCCTCTGCTTTGTTTGGTTTCTTGTGTTTTATAGTATTGCTTAATACCCCTTTTTTCGAAACTCCTAAAGATAAACTACAGGCGCGCGAAATTGAAAATTTAAGAATACGCTATGAGTCATTAAATCGTAAGATGGATCAAGTAGATGAGGTGCTGGCAAGTATAGCAGAGCGTGACAACAACTTATATCGCACCTACTTTAATACATCTCCCATACCCGAAGAGCAGCGTAAAGCAGGGTTTGGTGGGATAAACCGTTATAAAGAACTGGAAGGTTACAATAATTCTGATATAATTATTACTACTACAAAACGACTCGATGTAATATCTAAAGAGCTTGTAGTACAGTCTAAATCGCTTGGCGAAATCGCTAAACTAGCAAAAGATAAAGAAAAATTACTTGCAGCTATACCAGCAATACAGCCCGTAAAGAATGAAGATTTACGTCACGTAGCGTCAGGTTTTGGGTATAGGAGTGACCCATTTACTAAAATACGTAAATTTCATGCTGGGATGGACTTCTCTGCTAAAACAGGAACGCCTATTTATGCTACAGGTGATGGTGTAGTAAGACGAGCCGACAATAGAGCCTCTGGTTATGGTAATCATATAGTAATAAAACACGGTTATGGCTACGAAACACTATATGCTCACCTTAGTAAATATAAAGCAAGAGTAGGGCAAAAGGTAAAGCGTGGCGATATTATAGGCTATGTAGGTAGTACAGGAAGATCGGAAGCGCCGCACTTACATTATGAAGTGCATAAAGGCGGAAAGGCGATTAATCCTATTAATTTTTATTATGGTACTATTTCGGCTAAAGAATATGTTTTAATTTCTAAATTAGCTAACCAAGAAAACCAATCGCTAGACTAA
- the alaS gene encoding alanine--tRNA ligase: MKSRDIRKQFLDFFEAKGHLIVPSAPIVTKDDPTLMFNNSGMAQFKEYFLGNAIPKSNRITDTQKCLRVSGKHNDLEDVGFDTYHHTMFEMLGNWSFGDYFKKDAINWAWELLTEVYKIPKDILYVTVFEGSKEDNVPFDQEAYDIWKELIDEDRILMGNKKDNFWEMGEQGPCGPCSEIHVDIRSAEEKAEVAGKDLINEDHPQVVEIWNNVFMEFNRKADKSLEKLPSQHVDTGMGFERLCMVLQNVQSNYDTDVFTPLIQKVEQLTGKKYTVKASNDTEEKTNIAIRVIVDHVRAVAFAIADGQLPSNTGAGYVIRRILRRAIRYGFTFLDKKEPFINELVAILSEQMGEFFPEIKSQQGLVTNVIKEEEASFLRTLDQGLQLLENVVSETKGKEVSGAKVFELYDTFGFPEDLTALILKEKGFSYNKVEFDAELKKQKDRSRAASQVAAGDWNIIIEGNTETFVGYDQLENDVKITRFRKVESKKDGTLYQIVLDNTPFYPEGGGQVGDKGTLTSANETIEVLDTKKENNLILHITKKSPENTGATFTAKVNEKLRSDSASNHSATHLLHLALRTILGTHVEQKGSLVSPNYLRFDFSHFSKVTDEELQQVEDFVNARIQEQLPLVERRSIPFAQAIEEGAMALFGEKYGDNVRAIKFGESMELCGGIHVTNTADIWYFKIVNEGAVAAGIRRIEAITNEAVKTYFANQEKTLAEVKSALKNPQDTLKAVASLQDENAKLKKQVEALLKDKAKNLKGELAGDIEEINGIKFLAKQVDLDATGAKDLAYELGNLGDNLFLVLATAQDNKPMLTCYISKELVAERGLNAGQVVRELGKHIQGGGGGQPFFATAGGKNVSGINEALAAAKNYIQ; the protein is encoded by the coding sequence ATGAAATCTCGGGATATAAGGAAACAGTTTTTAGATTTTTTTGAAGCAAAAGGACATTTAATAGTCCCATCGGCACCTATAGTAACCAAAGACGATCCTACGCTTATGTTCAACAACTCGGGCATGGCGCAGTTTAAAGAGTACTTTTTAGGCAATGCCATACCTAAAAGCAACCGTATAACCGACACTCAAAAATGCCTTCGCGTTTCGGGTAAGCACAATGACTTAGAAGATGTAGGTTTTGACACCTACCATCACACTATGTTCGAAATGCTTGGTAACTGGAGTTTTGGCGATTACTTTAAAAAAGATGCTATCAACTGGGCTTGGGAACTACTTACAGAAGTATATAAAATACCAAAAGATATCTTATATGTAACCGTATTTGAAGGCAGCAAAGAAGACAATGTGCCTTTTGACCAAGAGGCTTATGATATATGGAAAGAACTGATAGATGAAGACCGTATATTAATGGGTAACAAAAAAGATAACTTTTGGGAAATGGGCGAGCAAGGGCCTTGCGGACCTTGCTCGGAAATTCATGTGGATATCCGTTCTGCTGAGGAAAAAGCGGAAGTTGCAGGTAAAGACTTGATAAACGAAGATCACCCACAAGTAGTAGAGATTTGGAATAACGTATTTATGGAATTTAACCGTAAAGCTGACAAATCGTTAGAAAAATTACCTTCGCAACACGTAGATACCGGTATGGGCTTTGAAAGACTTTGTATGGTATTACAAAACGTGCAGTCTAATTACGACACTGATGTATTTACACCGCTAATCCAAAAAGTAGAACAACTTACGGGTAAAAAATATACCGTTAAAGCTAGTAATGACACCGAGGAGAAAACCAATATCGCGATACGTGTAATTGTAGATCACGTTCGTGCAGTGGCTTTTGCTATTGCCGATGGTCAGTTACCAAGTAATACAGGAGCGGGATATGTTATTCGTAGAATATTAAGACGTGCCATTCGTTATGGTTTTACTTTCCTTGACAAGAAAGAGCCTTTTATCAATGAACTTGTAGCAATACTAAGCGAGCAAATGGGCGAATTTTTCCCAGAAATAAAATCGCAGCAGGGCTTGGTTACTAATGTCATTAAAGAAGAAGAGGCTTCTTTCCTTCGTACACTAGATCAAGGGTTGCAATTACTTGAAAATGTAGTTTCTGAAACTAAAGGTAAAGAAGTATCAGGAGCTAAAGTATTCGAATTATATGATACTTTCGGTTTCCCTGAAGACCTTACAGCCTTAATCTTGAAAGAAAAAGGGTTCAGTTATAACAAGGTAGAGTTTGATGCTGAACTGAAAAAACAAAAAGATCGTTCGCGTGCTGCTAGTCAAGTAGCTGCTGGCGATTGGAATATAATTATAGAAGGAAATACTGAAACTTTTGTAGGATATGACCAACTAGAAAACGATGTAAAAATCACTCGTTTTAGAAAGGTCGAGTCTAAAAAAGATGGTACACTATACCAAATCGTTTTAGACAACACGCCATTCTATCCCGAAGGTGGAGGACAAGTTGGCGATAAAGGGACATTAACCTCAGCGAATGAAACTATTGAGGTACTAGACACCAAAAAGGAAAACAATCTTATACTACATATTACTAAAAAATCACCTGAAAATACAGGAGCAACATTTACAGCAAAAGTAAATGAAAAGCTAAGGAGCGATTCGGCAAGTAACCACTCCGCTACCCACCTACTGCACTTAGCATTACGCACTATTTTGGGTACACACGTAGAGCAAAAAGGTTCATTAGTTAGTCCTAACTACCTGCGTTTTGATTTTTCACATTTCTCTAAAGTTACCGATGAGGAATTACAGCAAGTAGAAGACTTTGTAAACGCAAGAATACAAGAACAATTACCATTAGTAGAACGTAGGAGCATTCCTTTCGCTCAGGCTATAGAGGAAGGTGCTATGGCACTATTTGGCGAGAAATATGGCGATAATGTACGTGCAATAAAATTTGGCGAAAGCATGGAGCTTTGTGGTGGTATTCATGTAACGAATACTGCTGATATATGGTACTTTAAAATTGTAAACGAAGGAGCTGTTGCAGCAGGCATACGCCGTATAGAAGCAATTACAAATGAAGCAGTAAAAACCTATTTTGCTAATCAAGAAAAAACACTTGCAGAGGTAAAATCGGCACTTAAAAATCCACAAGATACACTAAAAGCTGTAGCATCTTTACAAGATGAAAATGCAAAGCTTAAAAAACAAGTGGAAGCATTATTAAAAGACAAAGCTAAGAACCTAAAAGGGGAACTAGCAGGAGATATTGAAGAGATAAACGGTATAAAATTCCTTGCAAAACAAGTAGATCTTGATGCTACAGGCGCAAAAGATTTAGCTTATGAGTTGGGTAATTTAGGTGACAATTTATTTTTGGTACTTGCCACAGCACAAGATAACAAACCAATGCTTACATGCTACATATCTAAAGAGCTGGTTGCCGAAAGAGGACTCAATGCTGGGCAGGTGGTACGCGAACTAGGTAAACACATTCAGGGAGGCGGTGGCGGACAGCCATTTTTTGCTACAGCTGGCGGAAAAAATGTAAGCGGTATAAACGAAGCATTAGCAGCAGCTAAAAACTATATACAATAA
- a CDS encoding GSCFA domain-containing protein translates to MQFRTQIPIKKSNRPIDYNSQVVSLGSCFAVNMGEKLNYFKFRNTINPFGILFHPLAIEKFISYGIQQKQFTETDIFYHNERWHCFDAHSDLSDPDKDKLLDNLNAAVTNTGTALLQASHLIITLGTAWVYSHNQSGNIVANCHKVPQKEFRKELLSITIIQQSLQRIINMLQEVNPKLQFTFTVSPVRHSKDGFIENQWSKANLIAALHEALNTENYKLNTGYFPSYEIMMDELRDYRFYAPDMIHPNNVAIDYIWERFTETYIAENAYPTMKEVNAIQKGLNHRSFNSEAEQHKKFLEKLQQRINKLQAQYPYITF, encoded by the coding sequence ATGCAATTTAGAACCCAAATACCTATCAAGAAAAGTAATCGACCCATTGATTATAACTCTCAGGTAGTGTCTTTGGGTTCTTGCTTTGCAGTAAACATGGGAGAAAAGCTGAATTATTTTAAATTCAGGAATACTATTAACCCTTTCGGTATATTGTTTCATCCGTTAGCTATCGAAAAGTTTATTAGCTATGGTATACAGCAAAAGCAATTTACTGAAACGGATATTTTTTACCACAATGAGCGTTGGCATTGTTTTGATGCGCATAGCGACCTGAGTGATCCTGATAAAGATAAGCTTCTTGATAACCTAAACGCTGCTGTTACCAATACAGGTACAGCATTACTACAAGCCTCACACCTCATCATTACACTGGGTACAGCTTGGGTATATAGCCATAATCAGTCTGGAAATATTGTAGCCAACTGTCACAAAGTACCGCAAAAAGAGTTTAGAAAAGAGTTATTATCTATTACTATTATACAACAAAGCTTACAACGCATTATAAATATGCTACAGGAAGTAAACCCCAAGTTGCAATTTACATTTACCGTTTCTCCTGTTCGTCATAGTAAAGATGGTTTTATCGAAAACCAATGGAGTAAAGCAAACCTTATAGCTGCTTTGCATGAAGCCCTGAATACTGAAAACTACAAACTAAATACTGGCTACTTCCCTTCGTATGAAATTATGATGGACGAATTGCGGGACTATAGGTTTTATGCACCTGATATGATTCACCCTAATAACGTAGCGATAGATTATATTTGGGAACGCTTTACCGAAACATATATCGCAGAGAATGCTTATCCTACAATGAAAGAGGTTAACGCCATACAAAAAGGATTAAACCATCGTTCTTTTAACTCCGAAGCTGAACAACACAAAAAGTTTTTGGAAAAACTACAACAACGTATTAATAAATTGCAAGCTCAGTATCCTTACATCACGTTCTAA
- a CDS encoding GbsR/MarR family transcriptional regulator, with protein MEFSEAKNKFIQTWGALGSQWGINKTMAQIHALLMVAPDALSMEDIMDELQISRGNASMNLRALMDWGIVFKEYKAGERKEFFIAEKDLDELAVKIAQERSKREIKPALRVLKDVSTGVKNDTSAEAKHFTAQTEKLYDFVLKADNMIEKVTEMKENWIGRLVMKIMK; from the coding sequence ATGGAATTCAGCGAAGCAAAAAATAAGTTTATACAAACATGGGGGGCACTTGGCTCGCAATGGGGTATTAATAAAACTATGGCACAAATACATGCCTTGCTTATGGTAGCTCCTGATGCACTTTCTATGGAAGACATTATGGACGAATTACAAATATCGCGTGGTAATGCCAGTATGAATTTACGTGCGCTAATGGACTGGGGTATTGTATTTAAAGAATATAAAGCAGGCGAACGGAAAGAGTTTTTCATTGCAGAAAAAGACCTTGATGAACTTGCTGTAAAAATAGCACAAGAACGTAGTAAAAGAGAAATCAAACCTGCATTAAGAGTCCTAAAAGATGTGTCTACAGGAGTAAAAAACGACACATCTGCAGAAGCAAAACATTTTACTGCACAAACCGAAAAATTATATGACTTTGTACTAAAAGCCGACAATATGATAGAGAAAGTTACCGAAATGAAAGAGAACTGGATAGGCAGGTTAGTCATGAAAATAATGAAGTAA
- a CDS encoding SAM-dependent methyltransferase — translation MATLQRLFSETLHEDNNHRTAELYNEATEDYEFWSRDFNMHFGYYNPSRNNPFMRDTMLNEMNRQVYKRIGDSKLICDLGCGMGGTMKYGLERNKELRVLGVTLSEFQATEGNKRLTGLNGLILKEDYNNTTFSDNTFDSAMAIESFCHAGHSEASFKEAYRILKNGGKMVITDAFLKKEIKNLCPGGSYCYKGLCNGWSLEKLGNIPEVKRTLERIGFKDIIIEDISLRVAPSVLHVPFVISGFLLKKILKNQEIGKQSIQNLKGSFYALLSGIQMNNFGYYIITCTK, via the coding sequence ATGGCTACATTACAACGATTATTTAGCGAAACATTACACGAAGATAATAATCATAGAACAGCAGAACTTTATAATGAAGCAACAGAAGACTATGAATTTTGGAGTCGCGACTTTAATATGCATTTTGGTTATTATAATCCCTCACGAAACAATCCGTTTATGCGCGACACCATGCTAAATGAAATGAACAGGCAAGTGTATAAGCGAATAGGAGATTCAAAATTGATTTGTGACTTAGGTTGTGGTATGGGTGGCACCATGAAGTATGGACTTGAAAGAAATAAAGAATTACGTGTACTTGGCGTAACGCTATCAGAATTTCAGGCTACAGAAGGTAACAAAAGACTTACTGGGCTAAATGGTCTCATTCTTAAAGAAGATTACAATAATACTACTTTTTCTGATAATACCTTTGATAGTGCAATGGCGATAGAAAGCTTTTGTCATGCAGGGCACAGCGAAGCATCTTTTAAAGAAGCTTACAGGATATTGAAAAATGGAGGAAAAATGGTAATAACCGACGCCTTCCTTAAAAAAGAGATAAAAAACTTGTGCCCAGGTGGTAGTTATTGTTATAAAGGGCTATGTAACGGCTGGAGTCTTGAAAAACTAGGCAATATACCCGAGGTCAAGCGAACACTCGAAAGAATCGGGTTTAAAGACATTATTATTGAAGATATTTCTTTACGTGTTGCACCTTCTGTATTACATGTTCCCTTTGTTATTTCAGGCTTTTTATTAAAAAAAATCCTTAAAAATCAAGAAATAGGTAAACAGAGTATCCAAAATCTTAAAGGTTCATTCTACGCTCTGTTATCTGGAATACAAATGAACAATTTCGGATACTATATTATTACCTGTACCAAATAA
- a CDS encoding TIGR01777 family oxidoreductase produces the protein MKKLIIAAGTGFLGKVLITHFKDKTDEIVILTRGKSRKENNIYYVNWDAKTMTGWETELEDADVLINLAGKSVDCRYNESNKNKIITSRIDSTAVLNKAVLQCINPPKHWLNSSTATIYRHSLDKQMDETTGDIGFDFSMNVAKMWERTFFQTETPKTKKTALRTSIVLGKNGGAYPMLKKLTQLGFGGKQGNGRQFVSWIHELDFARAVAFIIEKELEGKINIVSPAPVRNKDFMKTLQHRVSMPIAIPISKTLLKIGAAIVGTETELVLKSRNVIPARLQEEGFTFKYENLENALKDL, from the coding sequence ATGAAAAAACTAATTATAGCAGCAGGCACAGGTTTTTTAGGTAAAGTACTCATCACCCATTTTAAAGATAAAACGGACGAAATAGTAATTCTTACACGTGGCAAATCACGTAAAGAAAACAATATATACTATGTAAACTGGGATGCCAAAACCATGACAGGTTGGGAAACGGAGCTGGAAGACGCTGATGTACTCATTAACCTTGCAGGAAAATCAGTCGATTGTAGGTATAATGAAAGTAACAAAAACAAAATTATAACATCGCGTATTGACAGCACAGCGGTACTCAACAAAGCTGTTTTACAATGTATCAATCCGCCAAAACATTGGTTAAACTCATCTACTGCCACCATCTACCGCCACAGCCTCGACAAACAAATGGATGAAACAACAGGCGACATTGGTTTTGACTTTTCTATGAATGTAGCAAAAATGTGGGAACGCACTTTTTTTCAGACAGAAACTCCGAAAACTAAAAAAACGGCATTACGTACTTCTATTGTTTTAGGTAAAAATGGCGGAGCTTACCCCATGCTGAAAAAGTTAACACAACTTGGTTTTGGCGGCAAGCAGGGTAACGGCAGGCAGTTTGTAAGCTGGATTCACGAACTGGATTTTGCCCGTGCCGTAGCATTTATAATCGAAAAAGAACTGGAAGGCAAAATAAACATTGTATCTCCAGCTCCTGTGCGAAATAAAGATTTTATGAAAACATTACAACACAGGGTTAGTATGCCAATAGCTATCCCTATCAGTAAAACATTGCTTAAAATAGGCGCAGCAATTGTAGGCACAGAAACTGAACTCGTATTAAAAAGCCGAAACGTAATACCTGCCCGATTACAAGAAGAGGGCTTTACATTTAAATATGAAAATTTAGAAAATGCTTTGAAAGACCTTTAA
- a CDS encoding UbiA prenyltransferase family protein, whose translation MKALKAIFHFYIHGSIHVAFSVLSLLLMTLHMFHIPFDVPMPAFAFFGTITGYNFVKYESLFRNKRHITPEIKAIAIMSSLTLLAAGASFLFLERKTQLVSLIFFALTLLYTVPFFPKKKNMRNWVGIKIYMVALCWAGITTLLPLFDAGIAVSTDVVLKFIQRFLLVIILILIFEIIDSKDDDPELMTVPQKIGVQKTKWLNLALLLPFFCLEFFKSDIDLKQLGANITLVIATALFTIFATPNRPKYYTLFWVESIPIFWLGLVLLVSTF comes from the coding sequence ATGAAGGCACTCAAGGCGATATTTCATTTTTACATACACGGTAGCATACATGTTGCTTTTTCAGTATTGTCATTATTGCTCATGACCTTGCATATGTTTCATATACCTTTTGATGTGCCTATGCCAGCTTTTGCTTTTTTTGGTACTATAACGGGGTATAATTTTGTGAAATACGAAAGCCTTTTCCGTAATAAGAGGCATATTACCCCCGAAATAAAAGCTATTGCTATAATGAGCTCTTTAACGTTATTAGCCGCAGGTGCTAGTTTTTTGTTTTTGGAACGTAAAACCCAACTTGTTAGTCTTATATTTTTTGCACTTACGTTGCTTTATACCGTGCCTTTTTTTCCGAAAAAGAAAAATATGCGCAACTGGGTGGGTATTAAAATTTATATGGTTGCACTGTGCTGGGCAGGTATTACTACATTATTGCCTTTGTTTGATGCAGGAATAGCAGTATCGACTGATGTGGTGCTTAAATTTATTCAGCGTTTTTTATTGGTTATTATTCTAATACTTATTTTTGAGATTATTGACTCTAAAGACGATGATCCTGAGCTTATGACTGTTCCTCAAAAAATAGGAGTACAGAAAACAAAATGGTTAAACCTTGCTCTATTATTACCATTTTTTTGTTTAGAATTTTTTAAAAGCGATATAGATTTAAAACAACTAGGGGCAAATATTACGCTTGTAATAGCTACCGCATTATTTACTATTTTTGCTACTCCTAACCGACCGAAATACTATACACTTTTTTGGGTAGAAAGCATCCCGATATTTTGGTTGGGGTTAGTACTTTTGGTATCAACTTTTTAA